From Lolium perenne isolate Kyuss_39 chromosome 5, Kyuss_2.0, whole genome shotgun sequence, a single genomic window includes:
- the LOC127304134 gene encoding protein FAR1-RELATED SEQUENCE 5-like has translation MPRARGFEYWFGGLDLNATPEASTSTDQHAGQPPEVGGHRVDPQGDEAGPSNNDQQANSRARTGVTLSSEESDGEAEVESTPEGYVPKVPFVGMMFDTPELALQHYNRYAHHIGFSVKIESSRRCAKDGELDKFVYVCNKSGKPREEEAVPVKQRNRKLTVLTDCKAKLRVKRDGARWKVTQFVEVHTHEVIDKFALKKYLRSHNKILAEEKKFIDLLHEVNLTSGRIMEIMGELYGSKQNVPYNSKTVSNYTAKLGNYDMIKYIPELLEYFEEIKKDDPRFFYRFKLDAENKVENLFWVDSKARDVYPLYNDCISFDTTFMTNQYSMPCAPFIGINRYGQSIQLGCGFVRNESSVNFVWLFERFLEAMDGLHPLNIITDQDAAIRTAILIVFIGIIHRFCRWHIMQKVQGKLGTFVAQREDLRLEFNDVIDYSMTPEEFEQRWANMVETHGVADNTHFLDLYDLREYFVPAYFRHRFFPFLQTTSRSEGFNAVLKQYVHPHDSLIRFFKQYMKLQERIDVTEDAHEFDGDEKTVRLWGDFPMEKQILQTYTMPI, from the coding sequence ATGCCAAGGGCTCGCGGATTTGAATACTGGTTTGGTGGCCTTGATCTCAATGCAACTCCTGAAGCTAGTACATCAACTGATCAACATGCTGGGCAGCCGCCAGAAGTCGGAGGCCATCGTGTCGATCCCCAAGGAGATGAAGCAGGTCCTTCAAACAATGATCAGCAAGCTAATTCGCGTGCACGGACTGGTGTTACACTTTCCAGTGAGGAAAGCGATGGTGAAGCTGAGGTTGAGTCAACGCCTGAAGGATATGTTCCAAAGGTTCCATTTGTTGGCATGATGTTTGACACACCTGAACTAGCTTTGCAACACTACAACAGATATGCTCACCACATTGGTTTTTCAGTGAAGATAGAATCATCTAGGAGATGTGCTAAAGATGGTGAGCTAGATAAATTTGTTTATGTCTGCAACAAATCTGGGAAGCCTAGAGAAGAAGAAGCAGTCCCAGTTAAGCAGAGGAACCGTAAGCTAACTGTGTTGACCGACTGCAAAGCAAAGCTTCGAGTAAAACGTGATGGTGCTAGATGGAAAGTTACTCAGTTTGTTGAGGTGCATACACATGAGGTGATTGACAAGTTTGCGCTTAAGAAATACTTGAGATCACACAACAAGATCCTTGCAGAAGAGAAAAAGTTTATTGACTTGTTACATGAAGTCAACCTTACTTCAGGAAGAATCATGGAAATCATGGGGGAGCTATATGGGAGCAAGCAGAATGTCCCATACAACAGCAAAACAGTTAGTAACTACACTGCAAAACTAGGGAACTATGACATGATTAAATATATCCCAGAGCTGCTAGAGTACTTTGAAGAAATCAAGAAAGATGATCCCAGATTTTTCTACAGGTTCAAGCTAGATGCAGAAAATAAAGTGGAGAACCTGTTCTGGGTGGATAGCAAAGCAAGAGATGTCTACCCCCTGTACAATGATTGTATTTCTTTTGATACAACATTCATGACAAACCAGTACAGCATGCCATGTGCTCCTTTCATTGGAATAAATAGATATGGTCAATCCATCCAGCTTGGTTGTGGTTTTGTGAGGAATGAATCTTCTGTGAACTTTGTGTGGTTGTTTGAGCGGTTTTTAGAGGCAATGGATGGACTACATCCATTGAACATCATTACAGATCAAGATGCAGCTATCAGAACTGCTATCCTCATTGTGTTCATTGGCATCATACACAGGTTCTGCAGGTGGCATATAATGCAAAAAGTACAGGGAAAACTTGGTACTTTTGTTGCTCAGAGAGAAGACTTGCGTTTAGAGTTCAATGATGTGATTGACTACAGCATGACACCGGAAGAGTTTGAACAGCGGTGGGCAAATATGGTGGAAACGCATGGGGTTGCAGATAACACACATTTTCTTGACCTCTATGATTTGCGTGAGTATTTTGTGCCAGCATATTTCCGCCACCGGTTTTTCCCATTCCTTCAAACTACATCTAGAAGTGAAGGGTTTAATGCTGTTCTTAAGCAGTATGTTCATCCACATGATAGCCTTATTCGTTTCTTCAAGCAGTACATGAAACTACAGGAAAGAATTGATGTAACAGAAGATGCTCATGAGTTTGATGGTGATGAGAAGACAGTCAGGCTTTGGGGGGACTTTCCCATGGAGAAGCAGATCCTTCAGACATACACCATGCCCATCTAA